In Ureibacillus thermophilus, the genomic stretch TGGTTTCAGGCAATGGATTCCCATCATAAAACAGTTGGCATCCATTTGCCGAATGGAATTCCGTTTTTGCAGGTTTTTGCAGGGGCAGCTGCTGCCGGATGGAAGGCAGTTCCCCTTGATTTAAAATGGAAGAAAGAAGAACTGCAAAAACGTATTGAACTTGCCCAACCTGATGTCATCATTACTACAACAAATCTTTTTTCAAAAGAAATAGGGTTTAATCAGAATGTATGGATTTGGGAAGAATGCAAAGAAAAAATTGCGGAAATGCCACCAAAGAAAAACTTTCCGGATTTAGACGATTCGCTTCCGTTTTATCTTGGATTTACATCAGGCTCAACCGGTTCGCCAAAGGCTTTTATCCGTTCGCACTTGTCTTGGATAGAAAGTTTTGTGTGCACTCGCCGTGAATTTGGCATCAAGGAAAACGACCACGTGCTGATTCCCGGTCCGCTTTTTCATTCCCATTCGTTATTTGGAGCGATGAGTACTTTGTTTATCGGTGGAACCGTGTATGTATTGGACAAATTTTCCCCTGAAAAAATGTTTTCAGTTATCAGGGATCATCCGGTTTCAGTAGTGTATATTGTTCCGACGATGGCTGAGGCGCTTCTTAAAAAAAACACATCGGTGAAGCAACCGTTGAAATTAATTTCTTCTGGGGCGAAATTAGAGGTACATACGAGAAATAGAATCCGCTCAATGTTTCCAAACCTGACATTGTTTGAGTTTTATGGTGCAGGTGAGCTTAGTTTTGTTTCATTTTCTAATAATGAAAGAAAGCCAGATTCTGTTGGCAGGCCGTTTCATAATGTGAAGGTTCAGATTCGCCGCCATAATGGAGAAATTGCCGGTGTCGGAGAAATCGGGAAAATCTATGTACGCAGCCCTATGACATTTATTGGTTATATCACAGAACCGGGTGGATACGCGAAATCAATTGCAGATGAACAAGGTTGGGTGACGGTCAATGATATGGGATGGATCGACGAGGAAGGTTATCTCTATGTCGCGGGCAGGGAGAATAATATGATTTTGTATGGTGGTATAAATCTTTTCCCTGAGGAAATCGAAGCTGTTTTGAGTAAGCATCCGAAAGTGGAAAAAGCGGCTGTGGTTGGATTAAGCGATCCGTATTGGGGGCAAATTGCGGTAGGTATTATACAGGGAGATGTATCTGAACTGGAATTAAAGCGGTATTGCAAAACGCATTTGGCTTCATATAAAGTGCCGCGCAAATGGTATTTTACAGAAGAAATGCCTATGACTACCAGCGGAAAAATCGCCCGTGGAGAGCTTCTGAGGTTGCTGGAGAAAAGACTGGTGAATGCCACTTCGATTAATGATTGTAAACACCCCATGATAGAAAGGGATGAGCTGCCGCGGTAAAGAGAAGTAGGTGCGAAAGGAGAATGATGACATGAGAGATGCGGTAATTGTTGCAGCGAAAAGAACTCCGATTGCCCGTGAAAACGGGGCTTTATGTCATCTGCAGGCACATCAATTAGCGGCGCCGCTTCTTTCTTTTTTAGCCAAGGGAATCGAGGAGAAGATTAATGACGTCATACTTGGCAATGTTGTTGGTCCTGGAGGCAATATCGCACGTTTATCAGCTTTAGAGGCAGGTCTTCCCTTCTCTGTGCCCGGAATCACTATTGACCGTCAGTGTTCTGCAGGACTTGAGGCTATTCGCATGGCTTGTCTTTTTGTTCGTGCAGGTGCCGGATCGTGCTATATGGCAGGAGGAGTTGAAAGCGTCAGCACCTCTCCCTTCCCGAAGCGTGCCCGGTTTTCACCAGAGAGAATCGGGGATCCGGATATGGGAGTGGCTGCGGAATATGTAGCTGAGAAGTTTGGCATTACAAGAAAAATGCAGGATGAGTATGTTTTGTTAAGCTGGACGCGAAGCCGGAATGCTTACAGCAATGGAATCTATGATGAGGAAATCTTTCCTGTAGACGGCTTGGAATGTGATGAAATATGGCAGCGTAAACGGAATATGGAGAAGATAGTGAAACGGGCGAATCCCGTTTTTGTGAAAAATGGAACGGTAACAGCGGCAAATAGCTGCGGAATTCATGATGGTGCAAGTGCAGTTCTTGTCATGGAAGCTGGTCTGGCGGAAAAACTTGGATATAAACCGCTGCTTCGTTATGTCGACAGCCAAGTGTCGGGTGTGCATCCTTTTTACCCTGGATTTGCTCCGGTGCCTGCGATCAAAGAATTGCTTGAACGAAATACTTTGACGATTGATGATATTGATCTTATTGAAATAAATGAAGCGTTTGCGTCCAAAATTGTTGCTTGTACTCAGGAGCTGTCGATTCCATTGGAAAAAATAAATGTTCATGGTGGTGCACTTGTGATTGGCCACCCATACGGTGCATCGGGTGCGGTTTTAGTAACAAGATTATTTTATGAAGTTCAACGGCATCCAAGGACTAGATATGTCCTTGCTGCTATCGGCAGTGGCGGAGGCGTAGGGGTGGCAATGTTGTTTGAAGCAATTGGAGAACAGGAATGAACTATGTCCCACCGAGCGGTCAAATGGTTGGCATAGAAGAACAGGGACATATTATATCAAAGTACCTCTTAAATAAATGAGGTGATAAATTGAAATCGGAGAGTTATACAGTTTGTTTTACAAAAGAAGAAGTTCTTCGTTATACCGAATTAGCCGGAGTGAAAAATCCGATCTTTCGCAATATGGAAGCGGCATTGGAGAAGGGGTATAAAGGGATACCTGTTCCACCGGCGATGGCAATGATTGCCTACCGACACATTAAATTACCTTGGAAGCTTTCCGAACCGGTCATTCTCAGGAAACAGGAATGCCGGCTGTACAGAATCATGTATGCGGATGAAATTTATACCGGTACCGTTAAAATATCAAAGTATTCATTCCGTCATAATAAACTATTTATTCTTCAGGAATTGGAAATATTTGATCAGCAGAATCATCTCTGTTTTAACGGAATCTCTCATTTGATAGCAGGTGGTGTAATTGAAAAAAATACAGTTTGAAGTGACAGAAAAGGATATCGAAGGTTATGCAGAGTTGTCAGAAGATTATAATCCGATTCATCTTGACAATGAATATGCCAAGGCTCACGGCTTTTCGGGAAAAATGGCCCATGGGATGCTATCTTTGGCGAAAGTATGGGGCATTTTAGCCAATGAATTAGAAATCATGCAATTTCCAGCTGAATTCCATTTGCAATTCCAATCGCCTGTCTATGTTGGGGAACAGGTAGAATTGAACATTATGGAAAAAGACAATGTTGTCACAATCACCGGCAAAGTTATGAAAGGCAGGGCGTCGTGGTGACGTTTTAATTTACACCTTCAATTGATCGTTTGTACACATATGATTTGATCAAGCACCTCTTGAGACGTTTTTTAAACCTTACAATCAATATTGGCTGTAGGGATTTTTTCATGAATTAAAAATTGGATGTTTAATAAAAAAATTTCTTACTTGAATCGTATAGATTCTTAGTTCTTTGTCAAATGGTGTTGGTGATAAGTTTAAGTGACTTTTCAGGTATGATGTAATCGTACGGAGGCTGTCCACTTTTTCAGACGCCCCCTTTTTTTAGATTTTGTCTTAGCCTCTTTACTTTTGACAGCCTAGTCCCTCTATTAGAAAAGAAATCGTTCTGCCTCTTCTGGGCTCGGCAATTGGCAGACAGCTTTCCCGCCAAGAAGATAACGATATTTGGCCACACCATCATAAATCAAATCTCGAAGAAAAGAGGGAAGCATTATGAACAAATAAAAAACTTTCCAAAAGCCGTCAAGCTTCCGGCAAATTCGCAAAACGGCAGAAGATTTTGCATAATATCGTCCATTTTCTATAAGAATTAAACTGTCCATATCAGCCGGAACTCGGTAATCTCTGCATAACCCTTTGCCTGCTTCACTTTCCAACGAAGCAAACTGAAAAAGCTTTCGGGAATCTCTTTTTATAATGAATTGTACGCCTCGATGGCAAAATCCGCATTCCCCATCAAATAATACGATTGCTTTCAGATTCATCACTCCGTTGCATTGTATGTATAATATGTACCGAGTGATTTGACTGTGCATCCAAGGGCACGCAATTCCTCAAAGGCCCATTCCATCATCGGTTCATTTTCATCTGCTAGCACATCAATGATAAAGAAATAATTCCCCAATCCCGTTTTCAGCGGGCGGGATTCAATTTTACTCAAATTTAACTTTCTCCAGGCAAAAACAGAAAGCACTTGATGCAATGCTCCGGAATCATCATGAGGCAATGTCAGCATCAGCATCGTTTTCGGCTGGCCGTCTGAATTTTCAATCGGCAAGCGGGTATTGTGCTTCGATAAAATCACAAAGCGGGTATGGTTAAAATGAAAGTCATGAATATTTTTTTCAACGATTTCCAGCCCGTATTTTTCTGCTGAAGAGGCATTGCCAATGGCTGCGATGCATTTGTCTGGATTTTCCGCCACCATTTTTGCCGCTTCTGCTGTAGAAGTTGTTTGATGCAATGGGACATGGCTGAAACGATAAAATAAATATTTATGGCATTGAGCTAAAGCATGGGGATGGGAATAAATCCCCTCGATTTTTTCCCAATGGTCTTTTTGGGCTTTATTCACCATTAAATGTTGCTGAATTTTTAATTTAATTTCTCCAATGATGAATAGATTGGCTTCATGGAATAAATAGTCGATGGTAAGCGGCACTGTGCCTTCCAAAGCGTTTTCAAGAGGCACGACGGCATAATCCACCATATCATTTGTTACAGCATCAATGCATTCAGGAATGGTTCTATAGGCAATAATCCATTCATTTGGAAATATTTCTTTTGTTGCTAAATACGTAAAAGAAGCTTCCGGTCCTAAATAGGCAATCCGGTACTTCCATTCATTTTGCGTCACAATAAAGCCTCCTATCAACCCTAAATGGCGCTTCTTTCCCCGAAACTTCTACTATAATGCTCCAGAACTGATCACTTCCGCAGATTCAACAAATTCCAATTCGTTCAGCTTTTTAATCAGCTCATGCAAATCAATAACCATGCTTGTTACATCCAAAGAAAGGGTGACGTTGGCTCGGCCTTGAATGGGTATGGTTTGATGGATGGTTAAAATGTTGCAGTGCGCTTCTGTAATCACTTCCAACACTTTTGCCAACGTTCCCTTTTGATCTTGCAGTTGAATAATGATCGTTAAAATTCTTTCTTTTACGATGGAGTGAAAGGGAAAGACGGCATCCCGATATTTATAAAAGGCGCTTCTCGATAAGTCCACTTGTTTGACTGCATCCCAGATCGAATTCACTTTCCCTGATTCCAACAGCCTTTTTGCCTCCAACGTTTTTTGCATCGCATCGGTCAACACATCTTCCCTTACTAAATAATAGCGTTGTTCAGCAACATTCTTCATCTCCATCCCTCCCAACTATTCAATAAATTCAAATTCGTAATCTAAAATGCGCACAGTGTCTCCGTCTTTCGCACCGCGTTCTCTTAAAGCATCGTCTACCCCCATATGACGAAGCTGTCTTGCAAATCGGCGGATGGATTCATCACGGCTGAAATCCGTCATTTTAAAGAGACGCTCAATTGTATATCCGCTTAAAATATAAGCGCCATCATCGTCGCGGGTAATTTCAAAATCCCGTTCTTTTTTCTCATGTTTATAAACGACTGTTGCATCGCTTTCATCCGCGATATCATACAGTTCGAAATATGGAGTAACCTCCAGTAAGTCGGCAATTTCATGCAATAGCGGTTTAAGCCCTTGTTTGGTAATGGCGGAAATAGGAAAGACTTTTATATCATCCCCAAGTTTTTTCTTAAATTCTGCTAAGTTTTCTTCCGCACCCGGCATGTCCATTTTATTGGCCACCACAATTTGTGGACGTTCTGTCAGGCGCAAATCATATTGTTCCAACTCTTTATTGATGGTTACATAATCTTCATAAGGGTCTCGCCCTTCCATTCCAGACATATCCACCACATGGACAATAACTCTTGTCCGTTCGATATGGCGCAAAAATTGAATGCCTAACCCCACACCTTGATGAGCGCCTTCGATTAACCCCGGCAAGTCAGCCATGACGAAGCTGCGGCCGTCATCCGTTTCCACTACACCAAGATTTGGAACAATCGTT encodes the following:
- the obgE gene encoding GTPase ObgE; protein product: MFVDHVKIYVKGGDGGDGMVAFRREKYVPYGGPAGGDGGNGGNVVFEVDEGLRTLMDFRYNRHFKASRGENGMSKGMHGKNAKDLIVKVPPGTVVINEETGKVIADLVEHGQQAIIAKGGRGGRGNMRFATPANPAPEIAEKGEPGQELNVILELKLLADVGLVGYPSVGKSTLLSVVSAAKPKIGAYHFTTIVPNLGVVETDDGRSFVMADLPGLIEGAHQGVGLGIQFLRHIERTRVIVHVVDMSGMEGRDPYEDYVTINKELEQYDLRLTERPQIVVANKMDMPGAEENLAEFKKKLGDDIKVFPISAITKQGLKPLLHEIADLLEVTPYFELYDIADESDATVVYKHEKKERDFEITRDDDGAYILSGYTIERLFKMTDFSRDESIRRFARQLRHMGVDDALRERGAKDGDTVRILDYEFEFIE
- the pheA gene encoding prephenate dehydratase gives rise to the protein MTQNEWKYRIAYLGPEASFTYLATKEIFPNEWIIAYRTIPECIDAVTNDMVDYAVVPLENALEGTVPLTIDYLFHEANLFIIGEIKLKIQQHLMVNKAQKDHWEKIEGIYSHPHALAQCHKYLFYRFSHVPLHQTTSTAEAAKMVAENPDKCIAAIGNASSAEKYGLEIVEKNIHDFHFNHTRFVILSKHNTRLPIENSDGQPKTMLMLTLPHDDSGALHQVLSVFAWRKLNLSKIESRPLKTGLGNYFFIIDVLADENEPMMEWAFEELRALGCTVKSLGTYYTYNATE
- a CDS encoding AMP-binding protein; translation: MITSPYSKHAKLFPNKAALITKDGVLTYREWDKAVRKTATWFQAMDSHHKTVGIHLPNGIPFLQVFAGAAAAGWKAVPLDLKWKKEELQKRIELAQPDVIITTTNLFSKEIGFNQNVWIWEECKEKIAEMPPKKNFPDLDDSLPFYLGFTSGSTGSPKAFIRSHLSWIESFVCTRREFGIKENDHVLIPGPLFHSHSLFGAMSTLFIGGTVYVLDKFSPEKMFSVIRDHPVSVVYIVPTMAEALLKKNTSVKQPLKLISSGAKLEVHTRNRIRSMFPNLTLFEFYGAGELSFVSFSNNERKPDSVGRPFHNVKVQIRRHNGEIAGVGEIGKIYVRSPMTFIGYITEPGGYAKSIADEQGWVTVNDMGWIDEEGYLYVAGRENNMILYGGINLFPEEIEAVLSKHPKVEKAAVVGLSDPYWGQIAVGIIQGDVSELELKRYCKTHLASYKVPRKWYFTEEMPMTTSGKIARGELLRLLEKRLVNATSINDCKHPMIERDELPR
- a CDS encoding thiol-disulfide oxidoreductase DCC family protein, with the translated sequence MNLKAIVLFDGECGFCHRGVQFIIKRDSRKLFQFASLESEAGKGLCRDYRVPADMDSLILIENGRYYAKSSAVLRICRKLDGFWKVFYLFIMLPSFLRDLIYDGVAKYRYLLGGKAVCQLPSPEEAERFLF
- a CDS encoding acetyl-CoA C-acyltransferase, whose product is MRDAVIVAAKRTPIARENGALCHLQAHQLAAPLLSFLAKGIEEKINDVILGNVVGPGGNIARLSALEAGLPFSVPGITIDRQCSAGLEAIRMACLFVRAGAGSCYMAGGVESVSTSPFPKRARFSPERIGDPDMGVAAEYVAEKFGITRKMQDEYVLLSWTRSRNAYSNGIYDEEIFPVDGLECDEIWQRKRNMEKIVKRANPVFVKNGTVTAANSCGIHDGASAVLVMEAGLAEKLGYKPLLRYVDSQVSGVHPFYPGFAPVPAIKELLERNTLTIDDIDLIEINEAFASKIVACTQELSIPLEKINVHGGALVIGHPYGASGAVLVTRLFYEVQRHPRTRYVLAAIGSGGGVGVAMLFEAIGEQE
- a CDS encoding MaoC family dehydratase — protein: MKKIQFEVTEKDIEGYAELSEDYNPIHLDNEYAKAHGFSGKMAHGMLSLAKVWGILANELEIMQFPAEFHLQFQSPVYVGEQVELNIMEKDNVVTITGKVMKGRASW
- a CDS encoding ACT domain-containing protein, with the translated sequence MKNVAEQRYYLVREDVLTDAMQKTLEAKRLLESGKVNSIWDAVKQVDLSRSAFYKYRDAVFPFHSIVKERILTIIIQLQDQKGTLAKVLEVITEAHCNILTIHQTIPIQGRANVTLSLDVTSMVIDLHELIKKLNELEFVESAEVISSGAL
- a CDS encoding MaoC family dehydratase N-terminal domain-containing protein encodes the protein MKSESYTVCFTKEEVLRYTELAGVKNPIFRNMEAALEKGYKGIPVPPAMAMIAYRHIKLPWKLSEPVILRKQECRLYRIMYADEIYTGTVKISKYSFRHNKLFILQELEIFDQQNHLCFNGISHLIAGGVIEKNTV